In Variovorax paradoxus, a single genomic region encodes these proteins:
- a CDS encoding glycosyltransferase family 2 protein has translation MRWELGRRIAGHNDYVRWVRDYDTPTPEARNRISQRVAAMQTRPLISVVMPAYNPNPSWLREAIESVRAQIYPNWELCIADDASPSPEVRAVLQSYAESDPRIKVVFRPKNGHISAASNSALEVASGTWIALMDHDDLLPADALFWVADCIAAHPDVRLIYSDEDKVDEAGNRSGPYFKSDWNIDLFRSQNMFSHLGVLSMDLVRAVGGFRQGLEGSQDWDLVLRCMEHVEARQIRHIPRVLYHWRVHAESTAKSMNAKPYAALAGERALNEHFERTHVRATAEYLGFGYRARYALPESLPLVSLVISTRNAAASLRRCVNSIVGNTTYARFEIVIADNASDDTSTRDYYQSVAQMQNIRVLRHEEVLDDGALKNSAVEAAQGEVIALLDDSLEVITPEWLSEMVSLALQPGVGAVGTRLWHRSRTLQHAGIILGLGPDGVAGFSHQGMPGGREGYAGRAALIQSLSAVTGACLVIRKVHYQQAGGFDADHLKQAFADVDFCLRLGELGLRTVWTPYAELVHHVPAGSTAKRGAQASGAYLQDVAYMKQRWGTLLQNDPAYNPNLMLTPEDFSYAWPPRLDPV, from the coding sequence ATGAGGTGGGAACTGGGCCGGCGCATTGCCGGGCACAACGATTACGTGCGCTGGGTCCGCGACTACGACACGCCCACTCCCGAGGCCAGGAACAGGATTTCCCAGCGCGTAGCCGCGATGCAGACCCGTCCGCTGATCTCGGTGGTCATGCCGGCCTACAACCCCAACCCGTCCTGGCTGCGCGAGGCCATCGAGTCGGTGCGCGCGCAGATCTATCCGAACTGGGAACTCTGCATTGCCGACGACGCTTCGCCTTCGCCCGAGGTGCGTGCGGTCCTGCAGTCGTACGCCGAATCCGACCCCCGCATCAAGGTGGTGTTCCGTCCGAAAAACGGCCATATCTCGGCGGCTTCGAACAGCGCCCTGGAAGTCGCATCCGGCACCTGGATCGCACTCATGGACCACGACGACCTGCTGCCGGCGGACGCGCTCTTCTGGGTCGCCGACTGCATCGCCGCGCATCCCGATGTGCGACTGATCTATTCCGACGAGGACAAGGTCGACGAGGCCGGCAATCGCTCGGGGCCCTACTTCAAGTCCGACTGGAACATCGACCTCTTCCGCTCGCAGAACATGTTCAGCCACCTGGGCGTGTTGTCCATGGACCTCGTGCGTGCCGTCGGCGGCTTCCGCCAGGGGCTGGAGGGTTCGCAGGACTGGGACCTGGTGCTGCGTTGCATGGAGCATGTCGAGGCTCGCCAGATACGCCACATACCGCGGGTGCTCTATCACTGGCGCGTGCATGCGGAAAGCACGGCCAAGTCGATGAACGCCAAGCCTTATGCCGCGCTGGCCGGTGAGCGGGCGCTCAACGAGCATTTCGAACGCACGCACGTTCGCGCGACGGCGGAGTACCTCGGCTTCGGCTACCGGGCGCGCTACGCACTGCCTGAGTCCCTCCCATTGGTGTCGCTGGTCATTTCGACGCGCAACGCGGCGGCATCGCTGCGCCGCTGCGTGAATTCGATCGTCGGGAACACCACCTACGCCCGTTTCGAGATCGTCATCGCCGACAACGCGTCGGACGACACCTCCACGCGTGACTATTACCAGTCGGTAGCGCAGATGCAGAACATCCGCGTGCTGCGGCACGAAGAGGTGCTGGACGACGGCGCGCTGAAGAACAGCGCAGTCGAGGCCGCGCAGGGCGAAGTGATCGCGCTGCTCGACGACTCGCTCGAAGTCATCACGCCCGAATGGCTCTCCGAAATGGTGAGCCTTGCGCTGCAGCCTGGTGTCGGTGCGGTTGGCACGAGGCTGTGGCACCGCAGCAGGACCCTGCAGCACGCCGGCATCATCCTGGGCTTGGGGCCGGACGGCGTGGCGGGCTTCTCGCATCAGGGCATGCCCGGCGGCCGCGAAGGCTATGCAGGGCGGGCCGCGCTGATCCAGTCGCTCTCGGCTGTGACGGGCGCGTGCCTGGTGATTCGAAAGGTGCACTACCAGCAGGCGGGCGGCTTCGATGCCGATCACCTGAAACAAGCATTCGCCGATGTTGATTTCTGCCTGCGCCTGGGCGAGCTCGGCCTGCGCACGGTGTGGACGCCCTATGCGGAACTGGTCCACCACGTACCCGCGGGCAGCACGGCAAAACGCGGTGCGCAAGCGAGCGGGGCCTATCTCCAGGACGTGGCCTATATGAAGCAGCGCTGGGGCACTTTGTTGCAAAACGACCCGGCCTACAACCCGAATCTCATGCTGACTCCGGAAGACTTCAGCTACGCCTGGCCCCCGCGCCTGGACCCGGTCTGA
- the argB gene encoding acetylglutamate kinase — MTDPVLNIPPRDKAEILAQALPYIRKFHGKTIVIKYGGNAMTDPALQADFAEDVVLLKLVGMNPVVVHGGGPQIEAALNKLGKKGSFIQGMRVTDAETMEVVEWVLAGEVQQDIVGLINQAGGKAVGLTGRDGGLIRAQKLKLADRADPNLQHDVGQVGDIVSIDPSVVKALQDDAFIPVVSPIGFGEDNESYNINADVVAGKLATVLKAEKLMLLTNTPGVLDKDGKLLTNLSAREIDDLFADGTISGGMLPKIEGALDAAKSGVNAVHIIDGRVPHAMLLEILTDQAYGTMIRAR; from the coding sequence ATGACCGACCCCGTCCTCAACATTCCCCCGCGCGACAAGGCCGAGATCCTGGCCCAGGCGCTGCCGTACATCCGCAAGTTCCACGGCAAGACCATCGTCATCAAGTACGGCGGCAACGCCATGACCGACCCGGCCCTGCAGGCCGACTTCGCGGAAGACGTGGTGCTGCTCAAGCTGGTCGGCATGAACCCGGTGGTGGTGCACGGCGGCGGCCCGCAGATCGAGGCGGCGCTCAACAAGCTCGGCAAGAAGGGCAGCTTCATCCAGGGCATGCGCGTGACCGACGCCGAGACCATGGAAGTCGTCGAGTGGGTGCTCGCGGGCGAGGTGCAGCAGGACATCGTGGGCCTGATCAACCAGGCCGGCGGCAAGGCCGTGGGCCTGACCGGTCGCGACGGCGGCCTGATCCGCGCTCAGAAGCTCAAGCTGGCCGACCGCGCCGACCCGAACCTGCAGCACGACGTGGGCCAGGTGGGCGACATCGTCTCCATCGACCCCAGCGTGGTCAAGGCGCTGCAGGACGACGCCTTCATTCCCGTGGTCAGCCCGATCGGCTTCGGCGAGGACAACGAGAGCTACAACATCAACGCCGACGTCGTCGCCGGCAAGCTGGCCACCGTGCTCAAGGCCGAGAAGCTCATGCTGCTGACCAACACGCCCGGCGTGCTCGACAAGGACGGCAAGCTGCTCACCAACCTGAGCGCGCGCGAAATCGACGACCTGTTCGCCGACGGCACCATCTCCGGCGGCATGCTGCCCAAGATCGAAGGTGCCCTGGACGCGGCCAAGAGCGGCGTGAACGCGGTGCACATCATCGACGGCCGCGTACCGCACGCGATGCTGCTCGAGATCCTGACCGACCAGGCCTACGGGACGATGATCCGCGCCCGCTGA
- a CDS encoding glycosyltransferase family 2 protein, whose translation MPTPPSPRPPITISIVSHGQLALVLPLLDQLDRHSRASTAKVVLTLNIPEPDMLAGRTWGFEVEMIENASPKGFGSNHNQAFERCATPWFLVLNPDIRFDSDVLAPLLAQAAPDAGLLTPRILEPGKNTPEPHRALLTPFEIVGRKKPGYVRPRVPAWIPGLFMLFRSEAYRKVGGFDERFFMYGEDFDICARTRLEGWKLQVGEDLVARHDAQRESHRSKKYLYWHVTSLLKVWLSGSFWRYRRLGTKTQAR comes from the coding sequence ATGCCAACACCCCCCTCCCCCCGCCCCCCGATCACCATTTCAATCGTGAGCCACGGCCAGCTCGCGCTGGTGCTGCCGCTGCTCGACCAGTTGGACCGTCACAGCCGCGCATCGACCGCCAAGGTGGTCCTCACGCTGAACATTCCGGAGCCCGACATGCTCGCGGGCCGAACCTGGGGCTTCGAGGTGGAAATGATCGAGAACGCGAGCCCCAAGGGCTTCGGTTCCAATCACAACCAGGCCTTCGAGCGCTGCGCCACGCCTTGGTTCCTGGTGCTCAACCCGGACATCCGCTTCGACAGCGACGTGCTGGCGCCCCTGCTCGCCCAGGCCGCGCCCGACGCCGGCCTGCTGACGCCGCGCATCCTGGAGCCGGGCAAGAACACGCCGGAGCCCCACCGGGCGCTGCTCACGCCCTTCGAGATCGTCGGGCGCAAGAAGCCCGGCTACGTGCGGCCGCGGGTGCCGGCGTGGATTCCCGGCCTTTTCATGCTGTTTCGGAGCGAGGCGTACCGCAAGGTCGGCGGCTTCGACGAACGCTTCTTCATGTACGGGGAAGACTTCGACATCTGCGCGCGCACCCGGCTGGAGGGCTGGAAACTGCAGGTCGGCGAAGACCTGGTGGCCCGGCACGACGCGCAGCGCGAAAGCCACCGGAGCAAGAAATACCTGTACTGGCACGTGACCAGCCTGCTGAAGGTGTGGCTGTCGGGGTCGTTCTGGCGCTACCGGCGGCTTGGAACGAAGACGCAGGCTCGCTGA
- a CDS encoding ABC transporter permease produces the protein MSQVHSNLHRSALADWWGGTRRTDIWWTLAWFDIVLRYRRSMLGPLWLTLSMGVMIGGMGPLYASLFGTHLDKFFPHLALGVIFWGLFSTVVSDACNAFVGSSNYLKQGYFPISLFVWRGLARNLIQFAHQIVLYIPVALWAGVSLSWSALLIIPAFLILIVNAHALGLLLGLVCTRYRDVTQIVTSIMQMLMFLTPVFWLPENLPGRAKYVLWNPFAQMLDLLRTPLMGGVAHIHSWIGIGVWTVLCLTLASVLFVKYRRRVVYWL, from the coding sequence ATGAGCCAAGTTCACTCCAACCTTCACCGCAGCGCGCTGGCCGACTGGTGGGGAGGTACACGCCGCACGGACATCTGGTGGACCCTTGCATGGTTCGACATCGTCCTGCGCTATCGACGCTCGATGCTGGGGCCGCTGTGGCTCACGCTGAGCATGGGCGTCATGATCGGCGGCATGGGGCCGCTGTATGCCTCGCTCTTCGGCACCCATCTGGACAAGTTTTTCCCGCACCTGGCGCTCGGCGTGATCTTCTGGGGCCTCTTCTCCACTGTGGTCTCCGACGCTTGCAACGCCTTCGTAGGATCGTCCAACTACCTGAAGCAGGGTTACTTTCCGATCAGCCTGTTCGTCTGGCGAGGCCTGGCGCGCAACCTGATCCAGTTCGCCCATCAGATCGTGCTGTACATCCCCGTCGCCCTCTGGGCCGGCGTTTCGCTTTCATGGTCGGCTTTGCTGATCATTCCCGCCTTCCTGATCCTCATCGTCAATGCACATGCGCTCGGGCTCCTGCTGGGCCTCGTTTGCACCCGTTATCGCGACGTGACCCAAATCGTCACCAGCATCATGCAGATGTTGATGTTCCTCACGCCCGTCTTCTGGCTTCCCGAGAATCTTCCGGGCCGTGCCAAGTACGTGCTGTGGAACCCCTTCGCGCAAATGCTCGACCTGCTGCGCACGCCACTGATGGGTGGCGTCGCCCACATCCACAGCTGGATCGGCATCGGCGTGTGGACCGTGTTGTGCCTGACGCTCGCGAGCGTGCTGTTCGTCAAATACCGCCGTCGCGTCGTCTACTGGCTCTGA
- a CDS encoding glycosyltransferase family 2 protein, giving the protein MTLGISVALCTRNGARYLPEQINSICSQMPFPREIIVSDDGSTDDTLSVVRDTIAQFGVADQIDLRVFSNTPPLGVTRNFEQAVRACSHELIVLCDQDDVWHPGRLARMAAQFEARPDLLLLHTDARLVDGELRPLGSTLFHALEVQPAELSAISSGHAFGVLLRRNLVTGATTMFRKTLLDAALPFAPEWVHDEWLAAIAAAIGRMDVLPEPTIDYRQHGNNQIGARRLTLSEKIAKAFAERGDKHVARLYRADALLKRLLQLGDRVPAAYLDEQRAKVAHQRFRAELPKARPLRLVPILIEAARGRYARFGRGGHAIAQDLLERG; this is encoded by the coding sequence ATGACCCTCGGCATCTCCGTCGCCCTCTGCACCCGCAACGGCGCGCGCTATCTCCCCGAGCAGATCAACAGCATCTGCTCGCAGATGCCCTTTCCGCGCGAGATCATCGTGTCCGACGACGGCTCGACCGACGACACGCTGTCCGTCGTTCGCGACACGATCGCTCAATTTGGCGTGGCGGACCAGATCGACCTGCGCGTGTTCAGCAATACGCCGCCGCTGGGCGTGACGCGCAATTTCGAGCAGGCCGTGCGCGCCTGCAGCCACGAACTCATCGTGCTGTGCGACCAGGACGATGTCTGGCACCCCGGCCGCCTCGCGCGCATGGCGGCGCAATTCGAGGCTCGTCCCGACTTGCTGCTGCTCCACACCGACGCGCGCCTCGTCGACGGCGAGTTGAGGCCCTTGGGCTCCACGCTCTTCCACGCGCTCGAAGTTCAGCCCGCGGAACTGTCCGCCATTTCCAGCGGCCACGCGTTCGGCGTCCTGCTGCGGCGCAACCTCGTCACTGGCGCGACCACGATGTTCCGCAAGACCCTGCTCGACGCGGCGCTCCCGTTTGCCCCCGAGTGGGTGCATGACGAATGGCTGGCCGCCATTGCCGCGGCCATCGGCCGCATGGACGTGCTGCCCGAGCCCACCATCGACTATCGCCAGCACGGCAACAACCAGATCGGCGCCCGGCGGCTCACGCTCTCCGAAAAGATTGCTAAGGCTTTTGCCGAGCGCGGCGACAAGCACGTGGCGCGGCTGTACCGTGCCGACGCGCTGTTGAAGCGCCTGCTGCAGCTGGGTGACCGCGTGCCGGCCGCCTATCTGGACGAACAACGCGCCAAAGTAGCCCACCAGCGCTTCAGGGCCGAGCTGCCGAAGGCGCGCCCGCTGCGGTTGGTTCCGATCCTGATCGAGGCGGCACGCGGGCGCTATGCCCGTTTTGGCCGCGGCGGCCACGCCATCGCGCAGGACCTGCTCGAGCGCGGCTGA
- a CDS encoding glycosyltransferase family 4 protein gives MIALIVISFFVAAFSVQVFMRRARRHARIYGADMPQRFHKGHVPRLGGAGILLGMGVAWLAAGVTGTDPFNVSWPVTTSMLTLLCIAPAVLGGIVEDVTQRVKVRYRLGLTIGSALLVCWLLGLGVARTGFETVDGWLAMIPFATVLFAALAIGGLPHAFNIIDGYNGLAGTVAVLVCLAISHVALQVGDRQLAAMVVCLVGATFGFLVWNYPRGKIFAGDGGAYVWGMVIAVACVTLVQRHRVVSPWFPMLLLIYPVWETLFSIYRKLARGQSPGTADALHFHQLIFRRIVRVAFADDEARQLLARNNRTSPYLWMFAAMSVVPAVLFWNNTYVLIFFCLLFITTYVGAYLMIVRFKVPRWLRP, from the coding sequence ATGATTGCTCTGATCGTCATCAGTTTCTTCGTCGCCGCCTTCTCGGTTCAGGTGTTCATGCGCCGCGCGCGCAGGCATGCCCGGATCTACGGCGCCGACATGCCTCAACGCTTCCACAAGGGCCACGTGCCGCGCCTGGGCGGTGCGGGCATCCTGCTGGGCATGGGCGTGGCCTGGCTGGCCGCCGGCGTCACCGGCACCGACCCGTTCAACGTCTCCTGGCCGGTCACGACCTCGATGCTCACGCTGCTGTGCATTGCGCCGGCCGTGCTCGGCGGCATCGTGGAAGACGTCACCCAGCGCGTGAAGGTGCGCTACCGGCTCGGGCTGACCATCGGCTCGGCGCTGCTGGTGTGCTGGCTGCTGGGGCTGGGCGTGGCGCGCACGGGCTTCGAGACGGTCGACGGCTGGCTGGCGATGATTCCCTTCGCCACGGTGCTGTTCGCGGCGCTCGCCATCGGCGGTCTGCCGCATGCCTTCAACATCATCGACGGCTACAACGGGCTCGCGGGCACGGTGGCGGTGCTGGTCTGCCTGGCCATCTCGCATGTGGCGCTGCAGGTCGGCGACCGCCAGCTGGCCGCCATGGTGGTGTGCCTGGTTGGCGCCACCTTCGGCTTCCTGGTGTGGAACTACCCGCGCGGCAAGATCTTCGCCGGCGACGGCGGCGCCTACGTCTGGGGCATGGTCATCGCCGTGGCCTGCGTGACACTGGTGCAGCGGCACCGCGTGGTGTCGCCGTGGTTCCCGATGCTGCTGCTGATCTACCCGGTGTGGGAGACGCTGTTCTCCATCTACCGCAAGCTGGCGCGCGGGCAGTCGCCCGGCACGGCCGACGCGCTGCACTTCCATCAGCTGATCTTCCGGCGCATCGTGCGCGTGGCCTTCGCGGACGACGAGGCCCGGCAGCTGCTGGCGCGCAACAACCGCACCTCGCCTTACCTCTGGATGTTCGCCGCCATGTCGGTGGTGCCGGCGGTGCTGTTCTGGAACAACACCTACGTGCTGATCTTCTTCTGCCTGCTGTTCATCACCACCTACGTGGGCGCCTACCTGATGATCGTGCGCTTCAAGGTGCCGCGCTGGCTGCGCCCGTGA
- the slmA gene encoding nucleoid occlusion factor SlmA yields MQNEETTGASGVETPTETSTPLVRKRPKPGERRVQILQALAAMLEQPGAERVTTAALAARLEVSEAALYRHFASKAQMFEGLIDFIEQSVFTLVNQILEREGATGAQQAARILTLLVQFAERNPGMTRVMVGDALVFENERLQQRMNQFFDKIEATLRQVLRGAASADGSATPSVDAQVRAAALTAFVVGQLQRFARSGFRRAPSEHLEATIALIV; encoded by the coding sequence ATGCAGAACGAAGAGACGACAGGTGCTTCCGGCGTAGAGACGCCGACGGAAACGTCCACCCCCCTGGTGCGCAAGCGCCCGAAGCCGGGAGAGCGGCGCGTGCAGATCCTGCAGGCGCTGGCCGCCATGCTCGAGCAGCCCGGCGCCGAGCGGGTGACCACCGCCGCCCTGGCGGCCCGGCTCGAGGTGAGCGAGGCCGCGCTGTACCGCCATTTCGCGAGCAAGGCCCAGATGTTCGAGGGCCTGATCGATTTCATCGAGCAGAGCGTCTTCACGCTGGTCAACCAGATCCTCGAGCGCGAAGGCGCCACCGGCGCCCAGCAGGCCGCCCGCATTCTCACGCTGCTCGTGCAGTTCGCCGAGCGCAACCCCGGCATGACGCGCGTCATGGTGGGCGATGCGCTGGTGTTCGAGAACGAACGCCTGCAGCAGCGCATGAACCAGTTCTTCGACAAGATCGAAGCCACGCTGCGCCAGGTGCTGCGCGGCGCCGCCAGCGCCGATGGTTCGGCCACGCCCAGCGTCGACGCGCAGGTGCGCGCAGCGGCGCTCACGGCCTTCGTGGTGGGGCAGTTGCAGCGCTTTGCGCGCTCGGGCTTCCGGCGCGCGCCGTCGGAGCATCTGGAAGCGACGATCGCGCTGATCGTCTGA